The DNA region TATCCCGATTTCATAACCAGTTTTCCTAGTCCATTGAATAAACTTATCGGAATTGATAATTTCTTCCAAAATCATTTTATAAGCACCTAGTTAGGGTTTGTCTTTAGAAAAAAAATAAATTTTGGTGTCTTTTGGCATAGTTTGGCGCTCCATTGTGGGGCGCCTTTTTCGTGCCTAATTTAGGGGGAATGAATGAATTGGCCCTCAACAGTTCCCACGACATTTTCCTGCAGGGAGACTGCATTGAGAATACGCTATCTTCCAAACAGATCCGAATGGGAGCCTGTTGCGGTCGCGGATAACACCAGCCGGTTTTCAATGATTTGATACATCAGCAGCCAGTCAGGTTCTATATGGCATTCACGAAAATCTTTCAAGGATCCTGTCAACTGATGGTCGCGATTTGACTCCGGCAGAGTTTCTCCTGCAGCTAACTTATTTAGTACAGCTACCAGTTTGCCCATGTCCTTGCCTCGTTTTTTCATCAGTTTGGCGTCATGTTTCATGCGGTTCGTATAGACGATGCTGTACACTAATCCTCCAGCATCGACGCAACGGCCTCCTCGGCGGTTGCGAACGGTCCATGAAGATTTTCACCATTTCGACTATCGGCAACAGCTCGCTCCAAGGAAAGGTCCGGCTTGTGGCGGACCTCAAACGGAATACCGTTATACTCTACAGCGAACTTCAAAAAAACGCGGATCGCGGTGGATGTATCCATTCCCAAAGACTGGAAAAGCTTATCAGACTTTTCCTTCAGTTCGTCATCCACGCGCAGTTGCAAAGTAGCCATAGAAATATCCTTTATTTTTGTTCTACGGCTTAAAGTTACATTATTTGTCATTACAAATCAATCCTTTGTCATCACGATTTATTGCGCAACAAACAAAAAAAGCCGTATTTTCATAAGGAGAGCATGAGCCTCGATATAAGAAATACGGCTTGTTACAGAACAGTTCTGCAACCATCGCATGTCAGTGGAGAAAATACAAAAAACAACTCGCAAAAACACACATTCTCCACCCTCTTTTTCTCTCATAATTCATAATTCCTAATTGGCTCTCTTCGAGTGCATTTAGCATGGCTCAGTCACGTCAAACCAGTAAATCCGTTTGCCACGACGCTCTTCAAATTCTATGTTTGGCCGCACCGTCAGATGTCGTATTTCTGCGGAACCGGGCAAGAACTGCCCAAAAAGGAAAATTATTATGTCTCAAATCAACCTCACCATGCCCGATGGCAGCGTACGTACCGTTGAATCTGGCACCACCGGCCTCGAAGTAGCAAAGAGCATTTCTGAAGGCCTCGCACGCAAGGCTCTCGGCGTAAAGCTGGGCGACAAGGTCCTGGACCTCTCCCGCCCCCTTACCGAAGATGGCGCTTTCAAGATCATCACTCCGAACAATGACGATCCGGATTGCTTGATGCTGCTGCGCCACTCCTGCAGCCACGTGATGGCAGAAGCCATCTGCGACCTGTTCCCGGGCACCAAGCTCGCTTACGGTCCCGCAGTCGAAAAGGGCTTCTACTACGATTTGATGACACCGACCCCGCTTCAGCAGTCCGATTTCGAAAAGATCGAAAAGCGCATGAAGGAAATCATCAAGGAAGACCGCCCGTTCACTCGCGTGGTTGTTTCCGGTGAAGAAGGCCTGAAGCGCACCGCTGGCGACAAGTACAAGACCGACAACGCTGAACGCGCTCTGGCTCGCGAAGGCGCCGACGGCACCCTGAGTTTCTATGCAAACGGCGAACCGGGCAAGAACTGGGAAGACCTCTGTGCAGGTCCTCATGTTCCCAGCACTGGCAAGCTGAAGTCCTTCAAGCTGCTCTCCCTCGCAGGTGCATACTGGCACGGCGACCAGAACAGCGACCAGCTGACCCGCGTGTACGGCACCTGCTTTGCCGACAAGGAAGGCCTGGAAACCTATTTGAAGTTCCTTGAAGAAGCCGAAAAGCGCGACCACCGCCGCATCGGTAAGGAAATGGACCTCTACCACATTGAAGACCATTCTCCTGGCATGGTGTTCTGGCACCCCAACGGCACCAAGATGGTGAACGCCCTCAAGGACTACATCCGTGGTAAGATCGACCGTCGTGGCTACCTGGAAGTGATTACTCCGGAAATCGTGAACAAGACTTTGTGGATCAAGTCCGGCCACGCCGACAAGTACAACGAAAACATGTTCAAGACCATGGCTGGCGACGTTGAAATGGCTGTGAAGCCCATGAACTGCCCCTGCCACATTCAGATCTTCAACACCGGCCTCCGCAGCTGGCGTGATCTCCCGATGCGTCTTGCTGAATTCGGTAAGTGCCACCGTTACGAACCTGCCGGTACCATGCACGGTTTGATGCGCGTCCGCGGCTTCGTGCAGGATGACGCTCATATCTTCTGTACCGAAGAACAGATCGCTTCCGAAGTGGCAGACTTCTGCGCTCTCGTGAAGGAAATCTACCACGACTTCGGTTTCGATTCCATCGTGGTGAAGTTCTCCACCCGTCCGGAACGCCGCGTGGGTTCTGACGAACTTTGGGACAAGGCTGAAGCCGCTCTCGAAGAAGCCACCAAGCTTGCTGGCCTCGACTACATCTTGAACCCGGGCGAAGGCGCCTTCTACGGCCCGAAGCTTGAATTCACCCTGAAGGATTCCCTCGGCCGTGATTGGCAGTGCGGTACCATCCAGGTGGACTTCAACCTGCCCCAGCGCCTTGGTGCAGAATATGTGGGTAAGGACAACCAGAAGCACATCCCCGTTATGCTGCACCGCGCAGCCGTGGGTTCCATCGAACGCTTCCTGGGCATCCTCATCGAAGAATTCATGGGCGATTTCCCGCTGTGGCTCGCTCCGGTCCAGGCACGCGTCCTCCCCATCTCCGAAAAGTTCGCTGAATACGCCCACAAGGTGGAACGCGAACTGGTAAACGCCGGCGTCCGCTGCGACATCGACGAATCCAACGAAAAGCTTGGTTACAAGTTCCGTCAGTGCGAACTCCAGAAAATCCCCTATAAGATTATTGTAGGTGAAAAGGAAATGAACGAAGGACTTGTCTCTGTGAACAAGAGAAAAGAAGGTGACAAGGGCAGCATGACTGTTCAGGCCTTCTTGGATATGACAGCCGATGACCGCAAGGTCGTTCGCTAGTTAGCGCATTGTCATTCCCGACCTTCGCATTGTCATTCCCGCGAAAGCGGGAATCCAGCATTAAAAAGGCAGACTCGAAAGAGCCTGCTTTTTTTGATTTGTCCGTGAAAGCCAAACCTTCATCATTTGACTTTTGTGTTCTATATATGTATATTAAAGCGAAAGAAAGCGAGGTACTTATGGTTGCCACTCTAGAAATTCCCGAGAGACTTCTTGAAGAAGCTATGGTCGTCACCAAAATCACATCAAAAGATGATGTGGTTGTTTTCGCTTTGGAAAATCTGCTGAAAACAAAATCCATCGCAGGATTAAAAAAGTTTAAAGGGAAAGTCGACCTCAACATTGATATGGATTCTATGCGAGGACGAATTTAATGGTTCTTGTCGATACTTCTGTATGGATAGATTATTTTCACAACGGAATCAATTCCACGCATTTAGACTCACTAATTGATTCAGGAAAAGTCTGTGTAAATGATTTGATTCTCACGGAACTAGTCCCATCCATTCGTCATAGAAAAGAGACAGAACTGGAACATTTGCTCTTGCAAGTTCCCAAGGAAGCAATGAACATCGATTGGTCTCAGCTTATATCCATGCAAACAGAAAATTTAAAGCATGGAGTAAATCGAGTCGGAATCCCTGATTTGATGATTGTCCAGAATGCCGAGCAAAACGACATGGAGTTGTATTCCCTGGACAAACATTTCAAGCTAATGAGTCAATTTAGGCCCCTCAAAATTTTTGAGGGATGAGAACACTTTCATAAAACAAAATTGAGAGTCTCACGACACAACCAATAGTAGACCTTCATTTTTCATGTTCTTTGACGAACAATTCATACGTTCGCCCCTTCTTTTTTCGGGCAATTATGCCAAATTCATCCGCAAAATACAAAGCATAATATACATCTTCTTTAGCAACAGGACGGTCACAATCATACAGAGAGCCCCAATCACCCGGCTCCATTTGGCTTGTTATATCAGATTGTAAAATACCCGGATTTTTCTTTATTTTTTCCACCAAAACAACAGCTAAGTCTTTGAACACGGGATCAGTCATCACAAACTTCTTGTACATTTCTGTGACTTTCTCTAACTCTACTACGGCATTTATCTGTTTAAACGATTCAACACTTTTCATAAAGCTTAAACGGGATCGCAAATAATCCTTAGAGTCTGAAGCAGTTTGCGCAACACGCAAATTTTTGTACCCTCTCTCTAATTGTCCGATTACTAAAGACTTTGTACCGTTTTCTTCCACTAAATTTTGAAATTTACGAACAGAATAAATTTCTTTAATTTTGCTCAATTCATCCTTTTTTTGAGAAAAATAAATTTCAATACAGTCACCAACACTTAGCACATGATATGGAATCTTGAAACTGAACCAAAGATTCGCCATATCTTGGCGTAATTGTTCATCAGAAATGTTCAATGACGATTGAAAGAAATCCATCAACTCAAAAGCCGCATGAGGAATGGCCATAGCAGAATCTCTCATAAAAAAATATTCAATATTTATTTGGAGAGAATCCTTTTCAAAACCATTGCCAAGAAAATCATTTATATCTATAAAAATTATTTCAAGCAGAACAGAATACGCTTCTGCCAAACGATTTTCAGTTTTATAAAATTCCATCAAAGACCATTTGGCATTTCGGCACAAACCGTAATCGCCTTTTCGTTCATGTTTTTTTACGTCATTCTCAAGAAATTCAAGAAACCCATCCTTAAAGTTAGCCAAAGGCTTCTTATGTACAAAAGAGCTGATTTCAGAAAGGGAAACTCCAAAAGAATGTTTGTCAAAATAAGC from Fibrobacter sp. includes:
- a CDS encoding type II toxin-antitoxin system RelB/DinJ family antitoxin; the encoded protein is MATLQLRVDDELKEKSDKLFQSLGMDTSTAIRVFLKFAVEYNGIPFEVRHKPDLSLERAVADSRNGENLHGPFATAEEAVASMLED
- the thrS gene encoding threonine--tRNA ligase, yielding MSQINLTMPDGSVRTVESGTTGLEVAKSISEGLARKALGVKLGDKVLDLSRPLTEDGAFKIITPNNDDPDCLMLLRHSCSHVMAEAICDLFPGTKLAYGPAVEKGFYYDLMTPTPLQQSDFEKIEKRMKEIIKEDRPFTRVVVSGEEGLKRTAGDKYKTDNAERALAREGADGTLSFYANGEPGKNWEDLCAGPHVPSTGKLKSFKLLSLAGAYWHGDQNSDQLTRVYGTCFADKEGLETYLKFLEEAEKRDHRRIGKEMDLYHIEDHSPGMVFWHPNGTKMVNALKDYIRGKIDRRGYLEVITPEIVNKTLWIKSGHADKYNENMFKTMAGDVEMAVKPMNCPCHIQIFNTGLRSWRDLPMRLAEFGKCHRYEPAGTMHGLMRVRGFVQDDAHIFCTEEQIASEVADFCALVKEIYHDFGFDSIVVKFSTRPERRVGSDELWDKAEAALEEATKLAGLDYILNPGEGAFYGPKLEFTLKDSLGRDWQCGTIQVDFNLPQRLGAEYVGKDNQKHIPVMLHRAAVGSIERFLGILIEEFMGDFPLWLAPVQARVLPISEKFAEYAHKVERELVNAGVRCDIDESNEKLGYKFRQCELQKIPYKIIVGEKEMNEGLVSVNKRKEGDKGSMTVQAFLDMTADDRKVVR
- a CDS encoding type II toxin-antitoxin system VapB family antitoxin, encoding MKAKPSSFDFCVLYMYIKAKESEVLMVATLEIPERLLEEAMVVTKITSKDDVVVFALENLLKTKSIAGLKKFKGKVDLNIDMDSMRGRI
- a CDS encoding type II toxin-antitoxin system YafQ family toxin produces the protein MYSIVYTNRMKHDAKLMKKRGKDMGKLVAVLNKLAAGETLPESNRDHQLTGSLKDFRECHIEPDWLLMYQIIENRLVLSATATGSHSDLFGR
- a CDS encoding PIN domain-containing protein yields the protein MVLVDTSVWIDYFHNGINSTHLDSLIDSGKVCVNDLILTELVPSIRHRKETELEHLLLQVPKEAMNIDWSQLISMQTENLKHGVNRVGIPDLMIVQNAEQNDMELYSLDKHFKLMSQFRPLKIFEG